A region of the Pantoea alfalfae genome:
GCTGCCTCGGCGGCGGGCCTTAATATGATCTGCTCTGCTGATGTGGTGGTGTGTGAACAGATGACCACGCTGTTCAGCCAGAGTCATCCCGACATCAAACTCAGCATGGTGCGGCTCTCTGCCGGTGAAGCTTATGCCCGTATCCGCAGTGAAGCGCGCAATCCCCGTACCGATATCTGGTGGGCGGGCACCGGTGACCCGCATATGCAGGCCGCCGAAGAGGGCTTAACCCAGGCCTACAAATCTCCTCTGCTCGATGAGCAGCAGCCGTGGTCACAGAAAGTCGCGGAGATCTCCGGGTATCGCACCGTGGGCGTCTATGCCGGTGCGCTGGGCTGGGGCTACAACACGAAACTGCTGGCGGTGAAAAAGCTGAAGGTCCCGGCCTGCTGGGCGGATTTACTCGACCCTGGCTTTAAAGGGGAAATTCAGATCGCCAATCCTAACTCCTCCGGCACGGCCTATAACACTCTGGCGACGCTGGTGCAGATCATGGGTGAAGACAAGGCCTTTGACTACCTGAAGAAGCTCAATGCCAATATCTCTCAGTACACCAAGTCCGGCTCTGCACCGGTTAAGGCCGCCGCGCGCGGTGAAACCACCGTCGGCATTGTCTTTATGCATGATGCCGTGGCGATGGAGGTGGATGGCTTCCCGATTAAGCCCGTCGCGCCCTGCGAAGGCACCGGCTATGAAATTGGTTCAATGTCGATCATTAAAGGTGCGCGCAATCTGGCTAATGCTAAAAGCTGGTACGACTGGGCGCTCAGCGCGGAGGCTCAGTCGCACATGAAAGAGGCGAAGTCGTTCCAGTTGCCTTCTAACCGCAAGGCGGAGATCTCTCAATACGCGCCGCGCTTCGAGAATATCAAACTGATCGATTATGACTTCAAAACCTATGGTGACTCGGCAAAACGCAAGGCGTTGCTGGGTCGCTGGGATAAAGAGATTGGTGCCAGCGCGCAATAACGGTGGTGTGCGCCCGGCCTTCTGAGCCGGGTCTGTGCCAGACCGCGGTGGCGTAAGCCTGATGTCCGCTTCCTGATGGAGGTGATTTATGAATGCGCACAATCGTCGCTTAACCGGCACGCTGCTGGCGGGGGCCATCGCGCTGACGCTGCTGCCCTGGTATAGCCTGGAGCAGGGCTTTTTTACGGGAGACTGGCTGTCTAGCCTGTGGGCCGATGAGAACAACACACCGGCGCTGGGGCAGCTCGCGTTACGCAGCTGGCTGGGGATCGCCGTCGCGCTATGGCTGCTCTCTGCGGCCAGCGTCTTTCTGCCGCCAGGCCGCTTCCGCAGCACGCTGCTGCTGCTGTTCAGCGTGGCGGGCATTCTGTTTCTGGTGCTGGAAGGGCATGCCATTGGGTTTAGTGGCTGGAACTGGCTGTGGCTGGAGAACCTCTTCGGGCCGCTGGCGCAGGGGCAACCGGCGATGGGTGCGGGCGCACTGCTGCTGCTGACCGTCTTTCTGCTCATCTTCGCCTTTGCCCTGGCGGAGCGCGGCGTGCTGAAAGGCGATGCCTTTGTGGTGGCGTCAATTGTGCTGCTGGTGGCGCTGGTTACGACCTTTGTGCTCTATCCGGTGCTGAGCCTGTTTGTTGCCTCGGTGCAGGATAGTGACGGCAGCTTTAAACCGGACGGGCTGATTGCCAATGTGCAGGATCCCGCCATCTGGAGCCTCGGCTGTTTCACCGGCGGCTCCTGCGGCACGGCCTGGCGCACGCTGGGACTGGCGCTGATGACCGCCAGTGGTTCTACGCTGCTGGGCCTGGCGTTTGCGCTGGCGGCCACGCGTACGGGGCTGCCCTATAAAAAAGCGCTGCGGATGCTGACCATATTGCCCATTATCACGCCGCCATTTGTTATCGGTCTGGCACTGATCCTGCTGTTTGGCCGCTCCGGCGTGGTGACAGCATCGCTGGCGACGCTGTTCGGTATCGAGCCGGGCCGCTGGCTCTATGGGCTGACCGGCATCTGGATTGCCCAGGTGCTGTCGTTTACTCCCATTGCGTTCCTGGTGCTGATGGGCGTAGTTGAGGGGGTCAGTCCGTCACTGGAAGAGGCGTCGCAGACCCTGCGCGCCAGCCGCTGGCGCACGTTCTCCCGCATCTCGTTGCCGCTGATGGCGCCAGGTCTGGCCAACGCGTTCTTAATCAGCTTTATCGAAAGCATGGCCGATTTCGGCAACCCGATGGTGCTGGGCGGCAGTCACGGCGTGCTCTCGACAGAGATCTTCTTCTCCGTGGTCGGCGCTCAGAACGACCCAAGCCGCGCGGCGGTGCTGGCGATGATCCTGCTGGGTTTTACCCTTGCCGCTTTTCTGGTGCAGCGCGTCTGGCTCTCCGGCAAAAGCTTCGCCACCGTAACCGGCAAAGGCGACGGCGGCCGTCATGTGATGCTGCCGCGTCCGGTGCGCTACAGCGTCTATGGCATGGTGATCCCGTGGGGACTCTTCACCCTGGTGATCTATGGCATGATCATGATTGGCGGCTTTGTGCAGTCCTGGGGGCTGAATAATAACCTGACGCTGGATCACTATATCCGCGCCTTCAGTGTCAGCGTGAATCAGGGGCAGCTGGTCTGGAGCGGCGTCGCCTGGAATTCCTTCTGGACCACGCTGGAAATCGCCCTGATTGCCGCACCGCTCACCGCCATTGTGGGGCTGCTGACTGCCTGGCTGATCGTGCGACAGAAGTTTGCCGGCCGTCAGACCTTTGAATTCATGCTGATGCTGAGTTTTGCCATTCCCGGCACGGTGATAGGTGTGAGCTATGTGATGGCCTATAACCTGCCGCCGCTGGAGATCACCGGCACCGCGATGATCCTGATCGCCTGCTTTGTCTTCCGTAATATGCCGGTCGGCGTGCGGGGCGGGATGGCGGCGATGAGCCAGCTGGATAAGAGTCTGGATGAAGCCTCACTGACGCTGGGCGCCAACAGTTTCCGCACGCTGCGCAAAGTGGTACTGCCGCTGCTCAAACCTGCGATCAGCGCCGCGCTCGTCTACGCCTTTGTGCGGGCCATTACCTCGATCAGTGCGGTGATTTTTCTGGTCAGCGCCCAGTACAACATGGCGACCTCTTATATTGTCGGGCTGGTGGAGAATGGCGAGTATGGCGTCGCGATTGCCTACTCCTCGGTACTGATTGTGGTGATGCTGCTGATCATTGGTCTTTTCCAGCTGCTGGTGGGCGAACGTCGCCTGCGCCGTGCAACCCAACCGGCGGTAATTGTTGCCTCACCCTCTGCATC
Encoded here:
- a CDS encoding ABC transporter substrate-binding protein; its protein translation is MRYPSLLAAVIICPLVPFAASAAGLNMICSADVVVCEQMTTLFSQSHPDIKLSMVRLSAGEAYARIRSEARNPRTDIWWAGTGDPHMQAAEEGLTQAYKSPLLDEQQPWSQKVAEISGYRTVGVYAGALGWGYNTKLLAVKKLKVPACWADLLDPGFKGEIQIANPNSSGTAYNTLATLVQIMGEDKAFDYLKKLNANISQYTKSGSAPVKAAARGETTVGIVFMHDAVAMEVDGFPIKPVAPCEGTGYEIGSMSIIKGARNLANAKSWYDWALSAEAQSHMKEAKSFQLPSNRKAEISQYAPRFENIKLIDYDFKTYGDSAKRKALLGRWDKEIGASAQ
- a CDS encoding ABC transporter permease, which translates into the protein MNAHNRRLTGTLLAGAIALTLLPWYSLEQGFFTGDWLSSLWADENNTPALGQLALRSWLGIAVALWLLSAASVFLPPGRFRSTLLLLFSVAGILFLVLEGHAIGFSGWNWLWLENLFGPLAQGQPAMGAGALLLLTVFLLIFAFALAERGVLKGDAFVVASIVLLVALVTTFVLYPVLSLFVASVQDSDGSFKPDGLIANVQDPAIWSLGCFTGGSCGTAWRTLGLALMTASGSTLLGLAFALAATRTGLPYKKALRMLTILPIITPPFVIGLALILLFGRSGVVTASLATLFGIEPGRWLYGLTGIWIAQVLSFTPIAFLVLMGVVEGVSPSLEEASQTLRASRWRTFSRISLPLMAPGLANAFLISFIESMADFGNPMVLGGSHGVLSTEIFFSVVGAQNDPSRAAVLAMILLGFTLAAFLVQRVWLSGKSFATVTGKGDGGRHVMLPRPVRYSVYGMVIPWGLFTLVIYGMIMIGGFVQSWGLNNNLTLDHYIRAFSVSVNQGQLVWSGVAWNSFWTTLEIALIAAPLTAIVGLLTAWLIVRQKFAGRQTFEFMLMLSFAIPGTVIGVSYVMAYNLPPLEITGTAMILIACFVFRNMPVGVRGGMAAMSQLDKSLDEASLTLGANSFRTLRKVVLPLLKPAISAALVYAFVRAITSISAVIFLVSAQYNMATSYIVGLVENGEYGVAIAYSSVLIVVMLLIIGLFQLLVGERRLRRATQPAVIVASPSASTLTQERAV